Proteins from one uncultured Desulfuromonas sp. genomic window:
- a CDS encoding integron integrase, giving the protein MGREFGKIDGVVRAKRRKYVPVVLSREEIDTVISKLEPPFDLVVKLLYGCGLRVSECLDLRVNAFNLEMGVLTIHDGKGGKDRTVPLPETLAPEIRSQLDRVRSVLDQDLFTQNFAGTFLPHALERKYPNASKEFIWQWFFPAILLTKVSGKNEYRRYHLHESHVNKAIKAASASTALTKRVTAHTFRHSFASHLLQANYDIRTIQELLGHSDVQTTMIYTHTVKSSTRKEPRSPLDF; this is encoded by the coding sequence CTGGGCAGGGAATTCGGCAAAATTGATGGTGTAGTGCGTGCCAAGCGGCGCAAATACGTACCAGTGGTACTATCCAGAGAGGAGATCGACACCGTTATCAGCAAACTTGAGCCTCCTTTTGACCTTGTTGTCAAACTGCTTTATGGCTGTGGTCTCAGGGTATCAGAGTGCCTTGATCTTCGAGTGAACGCATTCAACCTTGAGATGGGCGTACTGACGATTCATGACGGTAAAGGCGGAAAGGATCGGACGGTGCCTTTACCAGAAACTCTGGCTCCAGAAATTCGATCCCAACTGGACAGGGTTCGCTCTGTTCTCGACCAGGACTTGTTTACACAAAATTTCGCCGGAACCTTCCTGCCGCATGCACTGGAACGTAAATACCCTAACGCTTCGAAAGAATTCATCTGGCAGTGGTTTTTCCCGGCCATATTGCTGACGAAAGTTTCAGGTAAAAACGAGTACAGACGCTACCATTTGCATGAGTCGCATGTGAACAAGGCCATCAAAGCCGCATCCGCTTCCACTGCCCTGACAAAGCGAGTAACGGCGCACACATTCCGCCACAGTTTTGCCAGCCATCTTCTTCAGGCAAATTACGATATCAGGACAATACAGGAATTATTGGGGCATAGTGATGTACAGACAACAATGATCTACACACATACGGTCAAGAGTTCGACAAGAAAAGAACCTCGTAGTCCGCTGGATTTCTAA
- a CDS encoding universal stress protein → MLPLYTKILVATDFSAHSNLAFKHAVMLARQNNAQIYLLHVMQPIDPYISSFFSGHVGEKQIEELEQTKFKALQDELKSDLDAFAQQELANFPDDLKRFAGTEVIYGVPNVEILAFAEKNAIDVIVLGGHGRSAIEQAFLGSVAEKVLRKSTQPVFVIPLNA, encoded by the coding sequence ATGCTCCCGCTTTACACTAAAATTTTGGTCGCCACCGATTTTTCCGCCCATTCAAACTTGGCGTTTAAACATGCCGTCATGCTGGCGCGGCAGAATAACGCCCAGATCTATCTGCTGCATGTTATGCAACCTATTGATCCCTATATCAGTAGTTTTTTCTCCGGCCATGTAGGGGAAAAGCAGATTGAGGAACTGGAGCAGACCAAGTTCAAAGCCTTGCAGGATGAGTTGAAAAGTGATCTCGACGCGTTCGCCCAACAGGAATTGGCTAACTTCCCAGACGACCTTAAACGGTTTGCCGGCACCGAAGTGATTTACGGCGTTCCCAATGTGGAAATTCTCGCCTTTGCTGAAAAAAACGCGATTGATGTGATTGTTCTCGGCGGACACGGACGCAGTGCGATTGAACAGGCGTTTCTCGGCAGCGTTGCGGAAAAAGTACTGCGCAAGTCAACGCAGCCGGTGTTTGTGATTCCTTTGAATGCTTAG
- a CDS encoding NADH:flavin oxidoreductase/NADH oxidase, translating into MSTLLSQGTIGNVALRNRVVMPPMCMYQSDDTAQVKDFHKDHYTARALGRVGLIVVEATGVEGRGRISDNDLGIWTDVQMRTHKELVDECHKFGAKMALQIAHAGRKSEVKATIPVAPSAIAFSQEAPYKKPAALTLEGIEKIKELFADAAVRAQNAGYDIIELHAAHGYLLCEFLSPLTNQREDIYGGSLENRCRIVLETATAIKEKVAIPLMVRISADEWMDNGWNIDDSTYLSKELEKVGVAAIHVSAGGNHEVVDRMPAFEPLYQCEYAQKIKAAVSIPVIAVGLITTPQQGEEILENGICDFVAYGRELLRSPNFVFHAAQAFDEKNLIEPSYLRAY; encoded by the coding sequence ATGAGCACACTATTATCGCAAGGCACAATCGGTAATGTCGCGCTGAGAAATCGAGTTGTGATGCCTCCTATGTGTATGTATCAAAGTGACGATACGGCACAGGTCAAGGATTTCCATAAAGACCACTACACAGCCAGGGCATTAGGCAGAGTTGGCCTCATCGTCGTTGAAGCCACAGGTGTTGAAGGGCGAGGGAGAATTTCGGACAATGACCTCGGCATTTGGACCGACGTACAAATGCGCACACACAAAGAACTTGTGGACGAATGCCATAAATTCGGGGCAAAAATGGCTTTGCAGATTGCCCATGCCGGTAGAAAAAGTGAGGTGAAAGCGACCATTCCCGTTGCACCAAGCGCCATCGCTTTTTCTCAGGAAGCGCCGTATAAAAAACCTGCGGCACTGACGTTGGAAGGCATTGAAAAGATAAAAGAATTGTTTGCCGATGCCGCCGTCAGAGCGCAGAACGCGGGGTATGACATCATTGAACTTCACGCCGCACACGGCTATCTATTGTGCGAGTTTCTCTCTCCTTTGACCAATCAAAGAGAAGACATCTATGGCGGCAGTTTAGAAAACAGGTGCCGAATCGTTTTGGAAACAGCAACAGCGATTAAAGAAAAGGTCGCCATTCCTTTGATGGTGAGGATCTCAGCGGATGAATGGATGGACAACGGCTGGAACATTGACGACTCCACCTATCTGTCCAAAGAGTTGGAAAAGGTCGGCGTTGCGGCGATACATGTCTCCGCTGGCGGCAATCACGAAGTTGTTGATCGGATGCCCGCGTTTGAACCGCTTTATCAATGTGAGTACGCCCAAAAGATCAAAGCGGCTGTTTCCATCCCCGTTATTGCGGTGGGCTTAATCACCACACCGCAACAGGGGGAAGAGATTCTAGAAAATGGCATATGTGACTTTGTCGCCTATGGCAGAGAGCTGTTGCGCTCCCCCAATTTTGTCTTCCACGCGGCTCAGGCTTTTGACGAAAAAAACCTCATTGAGCCGTCGTATTTAAGGGCCTATTAA